DNA sequence from the Paraburkholderia azotifigens genome:
GGTGAGCAGCCCCTTGTCGATCGACAGATCGAGCTTCGACAGGTCGATGCCGGGCGCGAATGCGACGATCTCGATGGCGTCCTCGGTCGTCGCGATGTTCAGCCGCGGAAACGCGCCGGCACGGCTCGAACGGATGCTGGCAGGAAAGCCGCCGCCGAATACGCCGGACACGTGCCGCTGCAAACGGTCGAGTTCGTTGAACAGATCGGTGCCGAAATAGAAGTCACTCATGATCGCTCTCTCCTCTGAGCGGCGAGGCGTGCCGGCTTGAGTGCGCCGGCGTGCCTGTCGTGCCGCGACATACGAAGTGGATATATGCAGCGCCGCCATGTCGATGCAGCAGCCGCCCCTGATAACTCGATAGATAGGAAGCCTGCGCAAGCTTTTCAAGTGCGATTTCCGCAAAAATCGGGCCCTTGAAAAGTGCGTGCGGCGGCCTTAAATGAATGCGTTTTGGCCCGGCGTCAAAACGCCGGACGTCGCTTCATACCCGACATGCCGCGAGCAGCGCGAGCCGTTGACATCGAAGGTCTTCGGCGCGCGATGCAAATTCGGGTTCGCGCCTGCCGCGCCAATGTCTTCGGATAGACATGCACGCGCTCCACCGTCGGCGGGCACATGCTCGCGGATGAGCCGCACAACAACACCGACCCCCCAAGCCCCATGTGACACCCTGGTGAAAACACCAATGCCGGCTGTCCATCCACCTCAAAGCCAAGCCAGTCAAGACCTTGCTCCGAATTCGGGGCGTCGCTGAAGGCTCGATGCGCTGGAAACAATCATAACGACGCTTGTTAGAATCCTCTCAAGCGATGTACGATGCATGCGAATAAACCATCAGCTGTTGCTGTGCATTGCACAAACCTGTGGACGTCTCATGCCTGAAGCTCCTACGCAGTCTTCGTCGGTGGTCGCGCTGCGGCGCGCGGCCCATCTTCATCCTGTACGCAATCCCGGCGTGCCTTTCGATCTCGCGTGGCTCGATGGGCTGCGCGTCAACCAGTCGGCTGTCGAGCGGCGCACGTCGACGCTCGGCACGCGCCGCACCGTCAAGAAGGACGCGCAGGCCGCATGGCTGCTGAAGGCCGTCACCTGCATCGATCTGACCACGCTCAACGGCGACGACACGGAAGGCCGCGTGCGGCGTCTGTGCGCGAAGGCGCGGCAGCCGGTGCGTGCCGATATCCTCGCCGCGCTCGACGTGCCCTCGCACAGCATCACGACGGGCGCCGTGTGCGTCTATCACCGCTACGTCGCGGCTGCCGTCGATGCGCTGCGCGGCAGCGGCATTCCCGTTGCCGCCGTGTCGACGGGCTTTCCCGCCGGTCTCATTCCGCATCCGCTGAAGCTGAAAGAGATTGAAGCGTCAGTGGCCGACGGCGCACAGGAAATCGACATCGTCGTCACGCGCGAGCATGTGCTCACGGGCAACTGGCAGGCGCTGTACGACGAAGTGCGCGAGTTCCGCGCCGCATGCGGCGAAGCGCATCTGAAAGCGATTCTCGCGACGGGCGATATCCAGACGCTGTCGAACGTCGCGCGTGCGTCGATGATCTGCATGATGGCGGGCGCCGATTTCATCAAGACGTCGACGGGCAAGGAAGGCGTCAACGCGACGCTCGACGTGTCGCTCGTGATGGCCCGCATGATTCGCGAGTACCACGCGCGCACGGGCATCCTGATCGGCTTCAAGCCGGCAGGCGGCGTGTCGAATGCAAAGACAGCGCTGGCGTACCAGATCCTGATGAAAGAAGAACTGGGCCGTGCCTGGCTCGAACCCGAATTGTTCCGCTTCGGCGCGTCCAGTCTTCTCGCCGATATCGAACGCCAGCTCGAGCATCACGCGACTGGCCGCTATTCCGCCTTCAACCGTCACCCCGTTGCCTGAGCAGACCGATCCCATGAGCGTAGCCGAGTATTTTTCATCGATGGAGTACGGTCCCGCACCGGAGGACGATCAACCCGCGCGCGCGTGGCTCGCGCAGCATGACGCGACGTTCGGTCATTTCGTCGACGGTGAATGGCGCGCGCCCGCAGCGGGCGAACGCTTCGCGTCGCATGAACCGGCGACGGGCGAATTTCTCGCGCAGGTCGCGCAGGGCGATGCAGCGGATATCGACGCCGCTGTCGCCGCCGCCCGCGCGGCCCAGCCCGCGTGGTTCGCGCTGGGCGGCGCGGGCCGCGCGCGGCATCTGTATGCGCTGTCGCGGATGGTGCAGCGTCACAGCCGTCTGTTCGCCGTGCTCGAAGCACTCGACAACGGAAAGCCGATCCGCGAGACGCGCGACATCGATATCCCCCTTGTTTCAAGGCACTTTCTGCATCACGCAGGCTGGGCGCAACTGCAGGACAGCGAGTTCAGGGACTTCGCGCCGCTCGGCGTGATCGGCCAGATCGTGCCGTGGAATTTCCCGCTGCTGATGCTCGCATGGAAGATCGCGCCCGCTATCGCGACGGGCAACTGCGTGGTGCTGAAGCCCGCCGAATACACGCCGCTGACGGCGTTGCTGTTCGCCGAACTCGCGCAGCGCGCGGGCTTGCCGAAGGGCGTGCTGAACGTGGTGACGGGCGACGGACGCACGGGCGCCGCGCTCGTCGAGCATCCCGGCGTCGACAAGATCGCGTTCACGGGGTCGACGGAAGTGGGACGCCTGATTCGCGCGGCAACGGCGGGCACGGGCAAGTCGCTGACGCTGGAACTGGGCGGCAAGTCGCCATTCATCGTGTTCGACGATGCGGATCTCGACGGCGCAGTGGAAGGTGTCGTCGACGCAATCTGGTTCAATCAGGGACAAGTGTGCTGCGCGGGCTCGCGTCTGCTCGTGCAGGAAGGCGTGGCCGCGCGTTTCATCGACAAGCTCAAGCGCCGCATGGCGACTTTGCGGGTCGGTCCGTCGCTCGACAAGAGCATCGACATCGGCGCGATCGTCGACAAGGTGCAGCTGGAGCGGATCGCGACGCTCGTCGAAGCGGGCCGCCGCGAAGGCTGCGAGATCTATCAGTCGACGGAAGCGAACGTACCGGCAGACGGCTGCTTCTATCCGCCGACGCTCGTCACGGGTGTCGCGCCTGCATCGACGTTGGCGCAGGAAGAAATCTTCGGCCCCGTCATCGTGACGATGACTTTCCGCACGCCCGACGAAGCTGTCGCGCTCGCCAACAACACGCGCTACGGCCTCGCGGCGAGCATCTGGAGCGAGACCATCGGCCGCGCGCTCGATATCGCGCCGCGCCTCGCGTGCGGCGTCGTGTGGGTCAACGCGACGAATCTGTTCGATGCCGCCGTCGGCTTCGGCGGCTATCGCGAGTCGGGTTATGGCCGTGAAGGCGGCCGCGAAGGGCTCTACGAATATGTGAAGCCGAAAGCGTGGCTTGCGCGTGACGAGCGTCGCCCCGTGCATCGCGTCACGTCGTCGTCGGCAATGCATGAAGCGCAGCCGGGCGCCGACGTGTTCGCAATCGACCGCACCGCGAAGCTCTTCATCGGCGGCAAGCAGGCGCGGCCCGACAGCGGCTATACGCTGCCCGTGTACGGCGCCGATGGTGAGATGGTCGGC
Encoded proteins:
- a CDS encoding Hsp20/alpha crystallin family protein, whose product is MSDFYFGTDLFNELDRLQRHVSGVFGGGFPASIRSSRAGAFPRLNIATTEDAIEIVAFAPGIDLSKLDLSIDKGLLTIAGERPAARPAEEGTRAYAQERFNGTFRRVVELPQQADPDNVQARYTDGLLVIRVGRREASKPRAITVQ
- the deoC gene encoding deoxyribose-phosphate aldolase — its product is MPEAPTQSSSVVALRRAAHLHPVRNPGVPFDLAWLDGLRVNQSAVERRTSTLGTRRTVKKDAQAAWLLKAVTCIDLTTLNGDDTEGRVRRLCAKARQPVRADILAALDVPSHSITTGAVCVYHRYVAAAVDALRGSGIPVAAVSTGFPAGLIPHPLKLKEIEASVADGAQEIDIVVTREHVLTGNWQALYDEVREFRAACGEAHLKAILATGDIQTLSNVARASMICMMAGADFIKTSTGKEGVNATLDVSLVMARMIREYHARTGILIGFKPAGGVSNAKTALAYQILMKEELGRAWLEPELFRFGASSLLADIERQLEHHATGRYSAFNRHPVA
- a CDS encoding aldehyde dehydrogenase family protein — its product is MSVAEYFSSMEYGPAPEDDQPARAWLAQHDATFGHFVDGEWRAPAAGERFASHEPATGEFLAQVAQGDAADIDAAVAAARAAQPAWFALGGAGRARHLYALSRMVQRHSRLFAVLEALDNGKPIRETRDIDIPLVSRHFLHHAGWAQLQDSEFRDFAPLGVIGQIVPWNFPLLMLAWKIAPAIATGNCVVLKPAEYTPLTALLFAELAQRAGLPKGVLNVVTGDGRTGAALVEHPGVDKIAFTGSTEVGRLIRAATAGTGKSLTLELGGKSPFIVFDDADLDGAVEGVVDAIWFNQGQVCCAGSRLLVQEGVAARFIDKLKRRMATLRVGPSLDKSIDIGAIVDKVQLERIATLVEAGRREGCEIYQSTEANVPADGCFYPPTLVTGVAPASTLAQEEIFGPVIVTMTFRTPDEAVALANNTRYGLAASIWSETIGRALDIAPRLACGVVWVNATNLFDAAVGFGGYRESGYGREGGREGLYEYVKPKAWLARDERRPVHRVTSSSAMHEAQPGADVFAIDRTAKLFIGGKQARPDSGYTLPVYGADGEMVGEVGDGNRKDIRNAVAAARGAQKWSQATAHNRAQVIYYLAENLAVRAQEFAQQLVKRTGVSEAEARREVDASVTRLFTYAAWADKFDGAVHAPPLRGVALAMNEPLGVIGVACPDEAPLLSFVSLVAPALAMGNRVVVLPSSSSPLTVTDFYQVVETSDVPAGVLNIVTGERGALLSALAKHDDVDALWCFGSAKDSALAERESVGNLKRTFVDHGHAFDWFDTASEGPAFLRHATQVKNIWIPYGD